The genomic interval CCTCTACTCTTCCTCCTCCTTTCATATCCATCAAAGTCATTCCGGCCGCCGCTGCTGCGGGCCGGCCAAGCGCCATATACGCATTCGGCGACTCCCTTCTCGACCCCGGCAACAACAACAAGCTCCCCACCGTCTGCCGCGCCAATCACAAACCCTACGGGCTCGACTTCCCGGGGCGAAACCCCACCGGAAGGTTCACCAACGGGAAGCTCCCCGGGGACATGCTCGTCTCCGCTTTCCGCATCAAGGACGTATTGCCGGCCTACGCCGACTCCACGGTCGACGTCTACGGCCTCCTCACCGGCGTCAGCTTCGCGTCCGCCTGCTCGGGCTACCACGACGTGACCGCGGCCGAGGTCGGCGTCCTCAACTTGGACAAACAGTTCAGAAATTTCGAAAGGGCGTTTGTGAAAATGGAAGAGAGATTTGGGCTTCCAAGGGCAACGGCCACGGTTGGGAATTCGTTGTTTATTATATCAGCAGGGTCAAGTGACATGATTGATAATTACTATTTGTTGCCAACCACTAGGGCTAAGTACTCCCTACCTGCCTACCATGACATGATGCTCAATAACCTAGACACTTTGGTTAAAGTGCGtgttataatattatattcttCGCCGGTCATTCATTGCTCTTCTCATAAATGAAAAACTAATTAGGGTTTATGCAGAAATTGTACAAGGCCGGTGCCAAATATTTAGCTATCATTGGACTTCCGCCGCTAGGGTGTCTACCTATGGACACCACTGTCTTTTCGCAGTCGTCGCTATCGCCGTCAGCGGCGTCGCAGAAGAATGCAAATTTGACCGGTGACCTTTTAAGGCGGGAGTGCAAAGCGAAGCACAACAAGGACGCAACAGAGTACAACGCGAAGCTCCAAGTTCGAGTGAGGAGGTTGATGGTAGCAATGCCAAAGCTCAAGGCTGTTTATATGGATATCTTCAACCCTATGATGGAGATGATTGACAAGCCTAATCAATTTGGTGAGCTATATATAATTACCTACTACTTTGCATAACATATATAATACTATCATCtaattaatattatgtatgTGTTTATAATTTTGTGATTTAGGGTTCAAGTCTACACTAGAGGGATGTTGTGGAAGTGGTTCGGTGGAGTTGGGCCACTTTGCAATGTAGCCTCAGTTGTTTGTAATGTTCATTCGGAGTATGTGTTTTGGGATTCAATTAATCCATCAGAAGCTGCTTACAAAGCTCTTACAAATAATTTCAGAGCCAGACCACTTCGTCGTCTATTCCCTAGCTCTGTTTGAGAATTAAATAATGATAGCTAGCtattagataataataataatcattcttggttactctttttgattaatttgttCAAGCTAGTTAGCTTCATTCTTTGTTTGtctatttattttgtagtaCTGTTTATCTTCGGGAATGATTCCATTTTCCCACTGTCATAATTTGTATAACAATACTCATAAATTTATCTTTGAGATTTGCCActttttcccaattttaaagtttagtCGAATTTTCATACCAATatctagggctggcaaatcgtgcggattgggtcgttatcgggtcaacctgataatgacacaacccaataaggcctaacctgaacccgacctgttaaggaaactataaatccgaacacgaacccgacctgctaccttcaaatccgaacacgacccgcacccgatacgaacccgttatcgacacaatataatatgggttgacacgacacgataacaacccgaacctgatattacacgattaaaacctaatattacacgattaaaccttaatttttaacctaatttatacaattaaaattcgttttatactatttaacctaatttataagaaattaaaaaataaagtatatatatatttttaaataataataaaaaaataatattatttcttaatgggttacccgtatccgacccgcatccgacccgaacccaacccgaaattatcgggttcttaatgggtcaacccgataaggacacggatccaataagacttgaccccaacccaataatttcgtgcggattcgtgtcagatta from Salvia splendens isolate huo1 unplaced genomic scaffold, SspV2 ctg521, whole genome shotgun sequence carries:
- the LOC121790462 gene encoding GDSL esterase/lipase At2g40250-like; its protein translation is MLVSAFRIKDVLPAYADSTVDVYGLLTGVSFASACSGYHDVTAAEVGVLNLDKQFRNFERAFVKMEERFGLPRATATVGNSLFIISAGSSDMIDNYYLLPTTRAKYSLPAYHDMMLNNLDTLVKKLYKAGAKYLAIIGLPPLGCLPMDTTVFSQSSLSPSAASQKNANLTGDLLRRECKAKHNKDATEYNAKLQVRVRRLMVAMPKLKAVYMDIFNPMMEMIDKPNQFGFKSTLEGCCGSGSVELGHFAM